A segment of the Candidatus Doudnabacteria bacterium genome:
GCCGGCAGGATTGGTTGTACACCCAGGTGCCGGGAACAAGGAAGATACTCTGGCCCAGGCTTTGATTACCAAATATCCCGGTATTGAAAACGTAGGAGAACCTCATCGGCCCGGAATTGTTCATCGATTGGATGAGGATACCTCGGGTTTGATCCTGATCGCCAAAAATCCCAAAAGCTTTGAATACTTTAAAAAACTGTTCCTGGACAGGAAAGTGGAAAAAGAATATTTGGCTTTAGTTCATGGCATCTCGCCCAAAACCCACGACGTGATTGATCTGCCGATACAACGGGTGCCGCTGAAACAAAAAATGAAGATCGGATTGGGTAAACCTGCGTTGACCGAATACTGGGTTTTGGCCGACTCTGGACAATATTCTTTGCTTCGTGTAAAATTGCATACAGGTCGCACACATCAGATCAGAGTTCATCTTTCCCATATCGGCCATCCGATTGTTGGAGACCAGGTTTACGGAAAAAAAGAAGACACGAAAATCCTTTCCCGGCAGTTCCTGCATGCGTATAAACTCAAGTTTCAATTGCCCAATGGGACGTGGATAGAATTATTTTCAAGTTTACCCCGGGATTTAAAAGATATACTTAAAAAAGTTAATATCACTTATGACAATGATCCAAACATTTAGAGAAGAACAGTTAAAGGCAATTCCGAAACTAAAAGCCGGATACATCGTGCGCGTATATCAAAAGATCAAAGATGTCTCGCCTGACGGCAAAGAAAAAGAACGCGTCCAGATATTTGAAGGCCAGGTTATCGGTACCCGCGGCGGCAAAGCCATCAACGGCACTGTGACCGTGCGCAAGATCTCTTCCGGCATCGGCGTGGAACGCATTTTTCCCATTCATTCACCAAACATAGAAAAGATAGAAGTAGTGAAAGAAACCCCGGCCAGAAAAACCAAGCTCTACTACACAAGAAAAGGACAGGAAGCGAAGGTCAGAGAATAAATTTAAAACCGCCAGCGATGGCGGTTTTTTTGTTCATGACTTTGCTCAGTAGCATGCTACTGAGCAAAAAATATCTCTATATCAATTTCAGCACTTTCCACCAAGCATCAATATACTCAGGCCGTTTGTTTTGATATTTCAAATAATATGCATGTTCCCAGACATCAAGGCCCAGAACCGGCGTGTGGCCATGCAGATACGGTGAATCTTGATTGGGCATGCCATGCAGATGCAGTTTGCCGGACACATCCCGTGCCAGCCAGGCCCAGCCTGAGCCAAATTGCTTGGTCGCAATATCCGTAAATTGTTTTTTGAATTCATCAACTGAGCCAAAGACTTTGTTGATATCTGAAACTAGCTTTTCATTCTTATTGTTCGCAGGGTCCAGGATCTTCCAAAACAGGGAATGGTTGAGGTGTCCGCCGCCGTGATTGCGGATCGCGATCCGGTCCTCATCATCAACCTTGAGCGAATAGAGATCTCTTAATAGTTCGTCAACCGGTTTGTCCTGCAATTCCGGATATTTTGCCAAAGCGGCGTTTAATTTATCTATATAGGCCTGATGATGCTTGGTATAATGGATTTCCATGGTTTTGGCGTCAATGTAAGGCTCCAATGCATTATAAGCATAGGGAAGTTTTGGCAATTCTTGTTTCATAAGTATAGGTTAATGTTGATATTTGCAAATTAACATTTGTTGTTACTCAAGTCAATCGGCAGGTTGACATACAGGCAGTTTATGGTATATTAGAAATAGCTTAAAAAGCTAAATATATTGAATTTTAAGTATTGCTGATCGTTGGTTGCATCTTTGATTCATGACTAATTCTTTTGTGTCCAATTTAATCCTAAAAATTTCCACTCTCACAAATTTCGAAAGAGGGTTTTCAACGTTTTAATTTGATACAAACAATAAAGTTCAGAATGATGCGACCAACAAAGCTTGGAAAGGTTTTGTATGCTTATTGGAATTATTGTTGGAGCGCTTTTAGGAGCAATGGTGGGTTATCTGATCCGCAAAGTGCAGATCGCCAACCAGGTAAACTCCATTGAAGGCCGGGTCGCCAGGGCTTTGGAGGAAGCAAAAAATAAGGAAAAGGAAATTTTGCTTGATGCCAAATCGAAAGCACTGGAAATTGTAGGCCAGGGTAAAAAGGCAGAAGAAGAATTTCGGAACCAGATCATCAAAGTCGAGGACCGCTTAAGCCGCAAGGAATCGGACCTCGAACGCAAGCTGTCCGAATCCGAGAAGCTCAAAGAAGATCTGAATTTCAAAAAAACAGAGATCGAGAAAACCAAAGATGAGATGCGGGGACTGAAGCAAAAACAGCTTGAGCAACTGCAGAAGATCTCAGGGCTTTCAACTGAGGACGCCAAAAGAGTTCTTTTGGAATCCACGGAAAAGAGCGTGAAAGAAGAGCTGACCATGCTGACCCACAAACTGGTCAACCAGGCCCGCGAGGATGCGGATAAAAAAGCCCGCGATATTGTAGCTCTCGCCATACAGCGCTGCGCATCAGAGGTCACCAGCGAAATGACGACCACGGCTGTGACTTTGCCGAGCGAAGAAATGAAAGGGCGGATCATCGGCAAAGAAGGCCGAAACATCCGGACCTTTGAGCAGATGCTGGGAGTGGAGGTCATCGTTGACGACACGCCTGATGCCGTGATCATTTCCGGCTTCAATTCGGTCCGCCGCCATATCGCGAAGATCGCCCTGGAAAAATTGATTTTGGACGGCCGCATTCATCCTGCTAAAATTGAAGAAGCAACGGAGAAAGCCAAAAAAGAAGTTTCTGACATGATCAAAGAAGCAGGCGAGCAGGCAGTGTATGAACTGGGTATTGCCAATTTTCCGCCAAAATTAGTGCAGCTGATCGGGAGGCTCAAATTCCGCACCAGCTACGGCCAAAACGTACTCAAACATTCGATAGAGATGGCCAAGCTGGCGGCATTGATGGCCGAAGAGATCGGCGCTGATGTTATGACCGTCAAACAAGGAGCCCTGCTGCATGACATCGGCAAAGCCTTGGACCAGGATATGGAAGGTACTCACGTGGAGATCGGCAAACAGATCGCGAAAAAGTTCAATCTGCCCGAAAAAATAGTGAATGCGATCGAAGCCCATCACGGCGATGTGGAATACACTTCTATTGAAGCCGCTATCGTTGATGCTGCTGACAATATTTCCGGAGCAAGGCCCGGAGCTAGGCGCGATACCTATGAAAATTACGTAAAAAGACTTGAGGAACTGGAGAGCCTGGCGCACAGCTTTGAGGGCGTTGATAAAGTTTACGCTATTCAGGCAGGAAGAGAGATCCGGGTGTTTGTTAAACCCGACAAACTGGATGATTGGGGGGCGACGAAATTGGCCCGCGAGATCGCCAATAAGATAGAACAGGATCTGAAGTATCCGGGAGAGATCAGGGTCATGGTCATCAGGGAAACAAGAGTAATCGAATATGCAAGGTAATGCTTAAGATAATATTTTTTGGAGACATCACAGGCGAGCCGGGCCGGGCGGCCGTTAAAAAAACCCTGCCGGATTTGATCAAGTCCGAGCAGCCTGATTTGATCTTGGCGAATGTTGAAAATTTGGCTCACGGCAAAGGCGTGACTGTCAAAACTTTGGAAGAATTGATCCGCCTCGGCATCTCCGGGTTTACTTCAGGCAATCATATTTATTCCAAAAAAGATCTGTCGGATGAAACTTTCCGAAAATATCCGGACAAACTTGTCCGGCCGGCTAATATTCCCGACACCTATGCGGGGAAAAACGCGGTGGTCATCCCGACCGCCAAAGGCGATGTCTTGATCGGCAATTTCCTGGGCCAGGTGTTCATGGAAAAACAATTCCACGATCCGATCAGTTCGCCTTTTGCTGAAGCGGAAAAATGGCTTACAGCCAACGATCCAAAAAATTACGCAGCGGTGGTGATCGATTTTCACGCCGAAGCGACAAGTGAGAAAGTCGCCTTCGGATATTTTTTGGATGGCCGGGTCAGCGCAGTTTTGGGCACGCATACCCATATCCCCACTGCAGATGCAAAAATCCTGCCCGGGGGAACCGCCTATATCACGGACGTCGGCATGTGCGGAGCAGCAGGGGGAGTGCTGGGTGTTAAGAAAGAATTGTCTCTGGAACGGTTTACCTCGGGCACACGGGTGCCGTTTGATATCCCGGAAGACCCTTCTTCTGCGGAATTAAGTTATGTTATCATAGAGGTGGACGAAACCAGCCGGAAAGCCCTCAAAATTTCCAGCCAACATCAAATAATTAAAATCAATGGATAATTTTATTTTTGACCCAGCCAGTAAATTTTTAGACCCGGAAAAGATCCTGTTCGCCGCAGGCCTTTCTGCCGGCCAGATCGTGGCCGATCTGGGCACCGGCAGCGGATTTTATACCCTGGCGGCCGGGAAAATTGTCGGGGATGGGGGACAAGTTTTTGCCGTGGATATTTTAGATACAGCCTTAGACCATGTCTCGGCGGAAGCCCGGATGAAAGGCTTGAGAAATCTTAAAATCTTACGCGCGGACCTGGAACAGGCCGATTCCTGCCGCAATATTCCCACAGGCAGCATTGATATGGCGATCATGGCCAATATCTTTCACCAAATAAAAAACCATGCCGCTTTGTTCACTGAAGCTTACCGGATGCTGAAAACCGGCGGCAAGCTGGTGGCGATAGATTGGAATGATATGCCCGGTCCGATCGGGCCTATGGCGGCGGATAGGGTCAAACCGGAAGTTTTAAAAAAATTGGCTAAGCAAACAACATTGAAGGAAGCGGGAGTGCTGCCTACTGATATTTATCATTATGGATTAATGTTCATTAAATGATCATGTGGGCCAAATTATTTGACCGCAATTTGTGGTTTGCGCAGCCTTCGATCGTTCTTGCCCATACGGATCTATACTTGGGATATTTTTTTGCCGCTTGCATAATTTTGGCGATCGTCTTAAAGCTGTCCGAGCGGTTTGTCATAAACAAGGTCAAGGCAAAACTGATCGACAGACTTTTTTATCTTCTATTAACGATCGGGATCTCAGGCCTGGTCTGGTTTGGGTTCAGGTACGAAAATACTCAGATCTTTGCCATGCGCGCCTGGGCCGGTTTGGTGCTGTTGACAGGATTGGTTTGGTTTTTGTTCGTAATAAAATACCTGATCTTTAAATTTTCTACAGAGCTGAAGGAATATGAGCATACGCTCATCAGAAATAAATATATTCCCGGCCCGAAAAACCGATGACCAACCTCGGATCGGCGGGAGAGAAGCTGGTTGCTGAAACCTATCAGGAGCAGGGCTGCCGGTTGCTTGAAAAAAATTATATCTTTCCTCACGGCAAACAGATCGGAGAGATCGACCTGATTTTTGAAAAAGACAAAGAGATCATATTCGTGGAAGTGAAAGCACGTTCGTCTGAGAAATTCGGCGGTCCGTTCGAGGCGGTGGATCTTAATAAGCGCAGAAGGCTGATCAAAACAGCCAAATTATATCTTCAGCTGCATCCTAAATTTCTGGAGCACAATTACCGGATTGACGTGGCAGGAGTCGATATTGACAACCCAACCGAACCTGTTATAATACTTACGAACGCTATTGAAGATTTAGATTAAACGAGCATTAAGCTCGTTTTTTTGTTACAAGGAATATTTTAATTAACGAAAAAATTGAGTCGCAGACCCGCAGGGTCGAGAACAATTTTTTCGAGAGGAGCGGCAAGTAGACCGAAGCGTATTTGCAAAGCAAATCGCGAAGTGTCTATCCGACGCGACGAATGAATGAGCAGTTTGAACAGGCGCTGAATCAGATCGCCGAAGAGAAAGATATAAATAAAGAAGAGATCTTGAAAATGATCGAGGTTTCTTTGGCCGCGGCTTTCCGCAAAGATTACGGCAAAAAAGACCAGAATATCGTGGTCGAGTTTTTGCCTGACACTTTAGGCACGAAAGTCTTTGACGTGAAAAAAGTCGTAGAAGAAGTAACCGACCCGGTTAAAGAAATGACCCTTGAGGATGCCAAAAAAGCGAAAAAAGGCGCTAAGGTCGGCGATGAGATAAAAATTGACATCACGCCCAAAACCGGCGCCACATTCGGCCGGATCGCCGCGCAGACCGCAAAGCAGGTCATTGTCCAGAAGATCAGGGAAGCGGAGCGGGGAGTGCTGTTCACGGATTATAAAGCCAAAGAGCGCCAGTTGGTTTCAGGGATTGTCCAACGAATTGAAGGCGAGACTGTACTGATAGATTTGGGGAAAACCACGGGAGTTTTGTTTCCTTCCGAACAGATCAAAGGTGAGAAATATGCCATAGGCGCACGGATCAAAGTTTTAATTCTGCATGTTGAACCCACGGCCAAGGGACCAAAGATCACATTATCCCGATCGCATCCGGACGTGGTCAGAAGGCTGTTTGAAATTGAAGTGCCGGAGATCTTTAACGGCATTGTTGAAGTCAAAGCCATCGCCCGCGAAGCGGGAAGTCGGACCAAGATCGCAGTCTGGTCGTCACAGGACGGCGTGGACCCGATCGGCGCTTGCGTGGGCCAGCGCGGGACCCGCGTGCAGGTCATCATGGCAGAGCTCAACGGCGAAAAGATAGATATCATTTCCTGGTCTGAGGATCCCGTGAAATTTATCGCCAATGCTTTGTCCCCGGCAAAGATCTTGAATGTGACGTTGAACGAGGATGCCAAAGAAGCCAAGGTCGGTGTGCTTGAGGACCAGCTGTCTTTGGCCATCGGCAAGACCGGTCAAAACGTCCGGCTGGCAGCGCGGTTGACCGGCTGGAAAATTGATATTGCGGAAGAGAAAATTTCAGGAGGCCAGCCTGAGTCGGAGGTGACGAGCGAAGAATTAAATCCGGAAGAACCCGCTGTTGCCGCGGAAGGAGAACAAATAAATGCGCAATAAAATAATAGAGATGCCTCTGGTGCCGATGGTGGTTGAAAAATCCCAATTCGGCGAGCGGGCCTTTGACATCTATTCAAGGCTTTTGAAAGAAAGAATTATTTTTTTGGGCGAGGCGATCGATGATCATGTGGCGAATTTGGTGATCGCTCAATTGCTGTTCCTGGAAGCAGAGGACCCGAAGAAAGAAATTAAACTGTACATTAATTCTCCGGGTGGCTCGGTCACATCCGCTTTGGCGATCTATGATACCATGCAGTTTGTAAAAGCAGATGTGATCACGGTCTGCATCGGACAAGCCGCTTCTGCCGCGGCCGTACTTCTGGCCGCTGGCGCTGCCGGAAAAAGAATGTCACTGCCGAACGCGCGCGTCATGATCCACCAGGTCATGGGCGGAGTGGAAGGCCAGGTGCGCGATGTCGAGATCCAGACCAAAGAAATGGTCCGCATCAAGCATCAGATAAACGACATTTTGATCAAACACACAGGGCAGTCATTGAAGAAAATTGAAACTGACACTGACCGAGATTTCTTCATGACCCCGGAAGAAGCAAAAAATTACGGTCTGATCGACAAGGTCATTCTGCCGTAGATTTATTATTTAATTGCACAAAGGAAAACAGGACAATTGTCCTGTTTTTTTGTTAACGACTACAGATTGACAAGTACGCTTAAATTTGCTATAATAATATCAGTAATGGTAAGTTTTGTTAGGTTCGAAACCAAAATAAAAAACAATTGAATATAAGACTACTGAAAAGGCCCAAAATTGGCCATTTTCTGGTGTTTATTATGTCTTTACCCTTGGTAG
Coding sequences within it:
- a CDS encoding RluA family pseudouridine synthase, translated to MPKFESQETNRLDKFLATVASVSRGKVQKAIKQGQVSVNQKVIIEPDFKIAPGDQIELPEFESEELKPSNLELKVVFENDDVAVIDKPAGLVVHPGAGNKEDTLAQALITKYPGIENVGEPHRPGIVHRLDEDTSGLILIAKNPKSFEYFKKLFLDRKVEKEYLALVHGISPKTHDVIDLPIQRVPLKQKMKIGLGKPALTEYWVLADSGQYSLLRVKLHTGRTHQIRVHLSHIGHPIVGDQVYGKKEDTKILSRQFLHAYKLKFQLPNGTWIELFSSLPRDLKDILKKVNITYDNDPNI
- the rplS gene encoding 50S ribosomal protein L19, which translates into the protein MTMIQTFREEQLKAIPKLKAGYIVRVYQKIKDVSPDGKEKERVQIFEGQVIGTRGGKAINGTVTVRKISSGIGVERIFPIHSPNIEKIEVVKETPARKTKLYYTRKGQEAKVRE
- a CDS encoding superoxide dismutase; amino-acid sequence: MKQELPKLPYAYNALEPYIDAKTMEIHYTKHHQAYIDKLNAALAKYPELQDKPVDELLRDLYSLKVDDEDRIAIRNHGGGHLNHSLFWKILDPANNKNEKLVSDINKVFGSVDEFKKQFTDIATKQFGSGWAWLARDVSGKLHLHGMPNQDSPYLHGHTPVLGLDVWEHAYYLKYQNKRPEYIDAWWKVLKLI
- the rny gene encoding ribonuclease Y, producing the protein MLIGIIVGALLGAMVGYLIRKVQIANQVNSIEGRVARALEEAKNKEKEILLDAKSKALEIVGQGKKAEEEFRNQIIKVEDRLSRKESDLERKLSESEKLKEDLNFKKTEIEKTKDEMRGLKQKQLEQLQKISGLSTEDAKRVLLESTEKSVKEELTMLTHKLVNQAREDADKKARDIVALAIQRCASEVTSEMTTTAVTLPSEEMKGRIIGKEGRNIRTFEQMLGVEVIVDDTPDAVIISGFNSVRRHIAKIALEKLILDGRIHPAKIEEATEKAKKEVSDMIKEAGEQAVYELGIANFPPKLVQLIGRLKFRTSYGQNVLKHSIEMAKLAALMAEEIGADVMTVKQGALLHDIGKALDQDMEGTHVEIGKQIAKKFNLPEKIVNAIEAHHGDVEYTSIEAAIVDAADNISGARPGARRDTYENYVKRLEELESLAHSFEGVDKVYAIQAGREIRVFVKPDKLDDWGATKLAREIANKIEQDLKYPGEIRVMVIRETRVIEYAR
- a CDS encoding TIGR00282 family metallophosphoesterase, translating into MLKIIFFGDITGEPGRAAVKKTLPDLIKSEQPDLILANVENLAHGKGVTVKTLEELIRLGISGFTSGNHIYSKKDLSDETFRKYPDKLVRPANIPDTYAGKNAVVIPTAKGDVLIGNFLGQVFMEKQFHDPISSPFAEAEKWLTANDPKNYAAVVIDFHAEATSEKVAFGYFLDGRVSAVLGTHTHIPTADAKILPGGTAYITDVGMCGAAGGVLGVKKELSLERFTSGTRVPFDIPEDPSSAELSYVIIEVDETSRKALKISSQHQIIKING
- a CDS encoding class I SAM-dependent methyltransferase: MDNFIFDPASKFLDPEKILFAAGLSAGQIVADLGTGSGFYTLAAGKIVGDGGQVFAVDILDTALDHVSAEARMKGLRNLKILRADLEQADSCRNIPTGSIDMAIMANIFHQIKNHAALFTEAYRMLKTGGKLVAIDWNDMPGPIGPMAADRVKPEVLKKLAKQTTLKEAGVLPTDIYHYGLMFIK
- a CDS encoding YraN family protein → MTNLGSAGEKLVAETYQEQGCRLLEKNYIFPHGKQIGEIDLIFEKDKEIIFVEVKARSSEKFGGPFEAVDLNKRRRLIKTAKLYLQLHPKFLEHNYRIDVAGVDIDNPTEPVIILTNAIEDLD
- the nusA gene encoding transcription termination factor NusA, coding for MNEQFEQALNQIAEEKDINKEEILKMIEVSLAAAFRKDYGKKDQNIVVEFLPDTLGTKVFDVKKVVEEVTDPVKEMTLEDAKKAKKGAKVGDEIKIDITPKTGATFGRIAAQTAKQVIVQKIREAERGVLFTDYKAKERQLVSGIVQRIEGETVLIDLGKTTGVLFPSEQIKGEKYAIGARIKVLILHVEPTAKGPKITLSRSHPDVVRRLFEIEVPEIFNGIVEVKAIAREAGSRTKIAVWSSQDGVDPIGACVGQRGTRVQVIMAELNGEKIDIISWSEDPVKFIANALSPAKILNVTLNEDAKEAKVGVLEDQLSLAIGKTGQNVRLAARLTGWKIDIAEEKISGGQPESEVTSEELNPEEPAVAAEGEQINAQ
- the clpP gene encoding ATP-dependent Clp endopeptidase proteolytic subunit ClpP, coding for MRNKIIEMPLVPMVVEKSQFGERAFDIYSRLLKERIIFLGEAIDDHVANLVIAQLLFLEAEDPKKEIKLYINSPGGSVTSALAIYDTMQFVKADVITVCIGQAASAAAVLLAAGAAGKRMSLPNARVMIHQVMGGVEGQVRDVEIQTKEMVRIKHQINDILIKHTGQSLKKIETDTDRDFFMTPEEAKNYGLIDKVILP